In the genome of Phlebotomus papatasi isolate M1 chromosome 2, Ppap_2.1, whole genome shotgun sequence, one region contains:
- the LOC129801204 gene encoding G-protein coupled receptor Mth2-like isoform X3, translated as MGKEKVTVVTLLTLVLLQWSLVAPQTLVKEPPGMPCSFFDTVNITDGIQDADGNIVFDGITYPPNLYAEYDYELVNKTTKYPMEPHLRGCICRVKNCIKYCCPKRQISYNRECIESNDNSAVIVDVIEEDGNVTNSVDVEKRFGVVYGKPCSSMYSLDPVEYPEEDSYKLQYDGQLRTADDFLRDKNEYCFARTLSENKSLEAITQVFVCFPDQMKSKFFIYPIGMLLSVPFLVVTFLVYAFIPELRNLHGKSLMCYVLGLAVGYTFLSLVHLEVPSDKEFWCIFMGFTGYFSFLVSFFWLNVMCIDIWWTFRGVRGVQRDVDRKKYIIYSVYAWGCSIVILSIALGMQFSKNVPDDMRPGIGVDSCWLKGEKMTEFFYLYFPVIVLISVNVILFALTSIQIRKLQKETAAMNKGDSRRFNKMEADRDRFSLYLRLFIVMGVTWIMEAISWAVDPKSWVFYVSDVCNCLQGFFIFMLFVWKPKIKQLIIKRYRSYRGLPMSSKASRSSTRTSTSHVSMAATSSINRSSVKANNNCVSEKSHFMTEIGD; from the exons ATGGGGAAGGAAAAGGTCACAGTAGTGACTCTATTGACACTTGTGCTACTCCAGTGGAGTCTTGTGGCGCCTCAGACCCTCGTCAAGGAGCCCCCTGGGATGCCGTGTTCCTTCTTCGATACCGTTAACATCACGGACGGAATCCAAGACGCCGACGGCAATATTGTCTTCGACGGCATCACCTATCCGCCCAATTTGTACGCAGAATATGATTACGAATTAGTGAATAAAACCACGAAATATCCAATGGAACCACATTTGCGTGGATGCATTTGTCGTGTGAAAAACTGCATCAAATACTGTTGCCCAAAAAGACAAATTTCTTACAATAGAGAATGTATTGAATCTAATGATAATAGTGCTGTGATTGTTGACGTAATTGAAGAAGATGGTAACGTAACAAATAGTGTGGATGTTGAAAAAAGATTTGGAGTTGTTTATGGAAAACCTTGCAGTAGTATGTACAGTTTGGATCCCGTAGAGTATCCCGAGGAAGATTCATATAAACTGCAGTATGATGGACAGTTGAGGACAGCAGATGATTTTCTAAGGGATAAAAATGAATACTGCTTTGCAAGGACATTGTCTGAAAATAAATCCCTGGAAGCTATCACTCAAGTTTTTGTGTGTTTTCCCGATcaaatgaaatcgaaattcttCATTTATCCTATTG GAATGCTTCTCTCTGTGCCATTTCTTGTGGTCACTTTCCTTGTTTATGCCTTCATACCGGAATTGCGCAATCTTCATGGGAAATCCTTGATGTGCTACGTCTTAGGGCTCGCTGTGGGATATACCTTCCTATCCCTGGTACATCTCGAAGTGCCGTCAGATAAGGAATTTTGGTGCATCTTCATGGGATTCACTGGGTATTTCTCCTTCCTGGTATCGTTCTTCTGGCTCAATGTCATGTGCATTGATATTTGGTGGACTTTCAG AGGTGTTCGTGGTGTTCAGAGGGATGTGGATAGAAAGAAGTACATCATCTATTCCGTTTATGCCTGGGGATGCTCCATTGTGATCCTCTCAATTGCATTGGGAATGCAATTCTCTAAAAATGTTCCTGATGATATGAGACCGGGAATTGGTGTCGATAGTTGTTGGCTTAAAG GTGAAAAAATGACGGAATTTTTCTATCTCTACTTTCCTGTTATAGTTTTAATatcagtaaatgtgattttattCGCATTAACGTCGATTCAAATAAGAAAACTGCAGAAGGAAACAGCAGCAATGAACAAAGGTGATAGCAGGAGGTTTAACAAGATGGAAGCAGACCGAGATAg GTTCAGCCTGTACTTGAGATTGTTCATCGTGATGGGTGTCACGTGGATAATGGAAGCAATTTCATGGGCCGTAGATCCAAAAAGTTGGGTTTTCTATGTCTCAGATGTCTGCAATTGCCTTCAGGGGTTTTTCATCTTCATGCTGTTTGTGTGGAAGCCAAAGATTAAGCAACTCATCATCAAAAG ATATAGGTCTTACCGTGGACTTCCGATGTCCAGCAAAGCGTCCCGATCGAGTACACGGACAAGCACATCTCATGTTTCAATGGCCGCCACATCATCCATTAATCGGTCCAGTGTGAAGGCAAATAATAATTGTGTATCTGAGAAGTCTCACTTTATGACAGAAATTGGAGACTGA
- the LOC129801204 gene encoding G-protein coupled receptor Mth2-like isoform X1, with protein sequence MGKEKVTVVTLLTLVLLQWSLVAPQTLVKEPPGMPCSFFDTVNITDGIQDADGNIVFDGITYPPNLYAEYDYELVNKTTKYPMEPHLRGCICRVKNCIKYCCPKRQISYNRECIESNDNSAVIVDVIEEDGNVTNSVDVEKRFGVVYGKPCSSMYSLDPVEYPEEDSYKLQYDGQLRTADDFLRDKNEYCFARTLSENKSLEAITQVFVCFPDQMKSKFFIYPIGMLLSVPFLVVTFLVYAFIPELRNLHGKSLMCYVLGLAVGYTFLSLVHLEVPSDKEFWCIFMGFTGYFSFLVSFFWLNVMCIDIWWTFRGVRGVQRDVDRKKYIIYSVYAWGCSIVILSIALGMQFSKNVPDDMRPGIGVDSCWLKGEKMTEFFYLYFPVIVLISVNVILFALTSIQIRKLQKETAAMNKGDSRRFNKMEADRDRFSLYLRLFIVMGVTWIMEAISWAVDPKSWVFYVSDVCNCLQGFFIFMLFVWKPKIKQLIIKRRTKRSVSEMSLGTIKSHATFRDDIGLTVDFRCPAKRPDRVHGQAHLMFQWPPHHPLIGPV encoded by the exons ATGGGGAAGGAAAAGGTCACAGTAGTGACTCTATTGACACTTGTGCTACTCCAGTGGAGTCTTGTGGCGCCTCAGACCCTCGTCAAGGAGCCCCCTGGGATGCCGTGTTCCTTCTTCGATACCGTTAACATCACGGACGGAATCCAAGACGCCGACGGCAATATTGTCTTCGACGGCATCACCTATCCGCCCAATTTGTACGCAGAATATGATTACGAATTAGTGAATAAAACCACGAAATATCCAATGGAACCACATTTGCGTGGATGCATTTGTCGTGTGAAAAACTGCATCAAATACTGTTGCCCAAAAAGACAAATTTCTTACAATAGAGAATGTATTGAATCTAATGATAATAGTGCTGTGATTGTTGACGTAATTGAAGAAGATGGTAACGTAACAAATAGTGTGGATGTTGAAAAAAGATTTGGAGTTGTTTATGGAAAACCTTGCAGTAGTATGTACAGTTTGGATCCCGTAGAGTATCCCGAGGAAGATTCATATAAACTGCAGTATGATGGACAGTTGAGGACAGCAGATGATTTTCTAAGGGATAAAAATGAATACTGCTTTGCAAGGACATTGTCTGAAAATAAATCCCTGGAAGCTATCACTCAAGTTTTTGTGTGTTTTCCCGATcaaatgaaatcgaaattcttCATTTATCCTATTG GAATGCTTCTCTCTGTGCCATTTCTTGTGGTCACTTTCCTTGTTTATGCCTTCATACCGGAATTGCGCAATCTTCATGGGAAATCCTTGATGTGCTACGTCTTAGGGCTCGCTGTGGGATATACCTTCCTATCCCTGGTACATCTCGAAGTGCCGTCAGATAAGGAATTTTGGTGCATCTTCATGGGATTCACTGGGTATTTCTCCTTCCTGGTATCGTTCTTCTGGCTCAATGTCATGTGCATTGATATTTGGTGGACTTTCAG AGGTGTTCGTGGTGTTCAGAGGGATGTGGATAGAAAGAAGTACATCATCTATTCCGTTTATGCCTGGGGATGCTCCATTGTGATCCTCTCAATTGCATTGGGAATGCAATTCTCTAAAAATGTTCCTGATGATATGAGACCGGGAATTGGTGTCGATAGTTGTTGGCTTAAAG GTGAAAAAATGACGGAATTTTTCTATCTCTACTTTCCTGTTATAGTTTTAATatcagtaaatgtgattttattCGCATTAACGTCGATTCAAATAAGAAAACTGCAGAAGGAAACAGCAGCAATGAACAAAGGTGATAGCAGGAGGTTTAACAAGATGGAAGCAGACCGAGATAg GTTCAGCCTGTACTTGAGATTGTTCATCGTGATGGGTGTCACGTGGATAATGGAAGCAATTTCATGGGCCGTAGATCCAAAAAGTTGGGTTTTCTATGTCTCAGATGTCTGCAATTGCCTTCAGGGGTTTTTCATCTTCATGCTGTTTGTGTGGAAGCCAAAGATTAAGCAACTCATCATCAAAAG AAGAACGAAAAGATCCGTGTCAGAAATGAGCCTAGGAACAATTAAAAGTCATGCGACATTTCGCGAtg ATATAGGTCTTACCGTGGACTTCCGATGTCCAGCAAAGCGTCCCGATCGAGTACACGGACAAGCACATCTCATGTTTCAATGGCCGCCACATCATCCATTAATCGGTCCAGTGTGA
- the LOC129801204 gene encoding G-protein coupled receptor Mth2-like isoform X2 has protein sequence MGKEKVTVVTLLTLVLLQWSLVAPQTLVKEPPGMPCSFFDTVNITDGIQDADGNIVFDGITYPPNLYAEYDYELVNKTTKYPMEPHLRGCICRVKNCIKYCCPKRQISYNRECIESNDNSAVIVDVIEEDGNVTNSVDVEKRFGVVYGKPCSSMYSLDPVEYPEEDSYKLQYDGQLRTADDFLRDKNEYCFARTLSENKSLEAITQVFVCFPDQMKSKFFIYPIGMLLSVPFLVVTFLVYAFIPELRNLHGKSLMCYVLGLAVGYTFLSLVHLEVPSDKEFWCIFMGFTGYFSFLVSFFWLNVMCIDIWWTFRGVRGVQRDVDRKKYIIYSVYAWGCSIVILSIALGMQFSKNVPDDMRPGIGVDSCWLKGEKMTEFFYLYFPVIVLISVNVILFALTSIQIRKLQKETAAMNKGDSRRFNKMEADRDRFSLYLRLFIVMGVTWIMEAISWAVDPKSWVFYVSDVCNCLQGFFIFMLFVWKPKIKQLIIKRTKRSVSEMSLGTIKSHATFRDDIGLTVDFRCPAKRPDRVHGQAHLMFQWPPHHPLIGPV, from the exons ATGGGGAAGGAAAAGGTCACAGTAGTGACTCTATTGACACTTGTGCTACTCCAGTGGAGTCTTGTGGCGCCTCAGACCCTCGTCAAGGAGCCCCCTGGGATGCCGTGTTCCTTCTTCGATACCGTTAACATCACGGACGGAATCCAAGACGCCGACGGCAATATTGTCTTCGACGGCATCACCTATCCGCCCAATTTGTACGCAGAATATGATTACGAATTAGTGAATAAAACCACGAAATATCCAATGGAACCACATTTGCGTGGATGCATTTGTCGTGTGAAAAACTGCATCAAATACTGTTGCCCAAAAAGACAAATTTCTTACAATAGAGAATGTATTGAATCTAATGATAATAGTGCTGTGATTGTTGACGTAATTGAAGAAGATGGTAACGTAACAAATAGTGTGGATGTTGAAAAAAGATTTGGAGTTGTTTATGGAAAACCTTGCAGTAGTATGTACAGTTTGGATCCCGTAGAGTATCCCGAGGAAGATTCATATAAACTGCAGTATGATGGACAGTTGAGGACAGCAGATGATTTTCTAAGGGATAAAAATGAATACTGCTTTGCAAGGACATTGTCTGAAAATAAATCCCTGGAAGCTATCACTCAAGTTTTTGTGTGTTTTCCCGATcaaatgaaatcgaaattcttCATTTATCCTATTG GAATGCTTCTCTCTGTGCCATTTCTTGTGGTCACTTTCCTTGTTTATGCCTTCATACCGGAATTGCGCAATCTTCATGGGAAATCCTTGATGTGCTACGTCTTAGGGCTCGCTGTGGGATATACCTTCCTATCCCTGGTACATCTCGAAGTGCCGTCAGATAAGGAATTTTGGTGCATCTTCATGGGATTCACTGGGTATTTCTCCTTCCTGGTATCGTTCTTCTGGCTCAATGTCATGTGCATTGATATTTGGTGGACTTTCAG AGGTGTTCGTGGTGTTCAGAGGGATGTGGATAGAAAGAAGTACATCATCTATTCCGTTTATGCCTGGGGATGCTCCATTGTGATCCTCTCAATTGCATTGGGAATGCAATTCTCTAAAAATGTTCCTGATGATATGAGACCGGGAATTGGTGTCGATAGTTGTTGGCTTAAAG GTGAAAAAATGACGGAATTTTTCTATCTCTACTTTCCTGTTATAGTTTTAATatcagtaaatgtgattttattCGCATTAACGTCGATTCAAATAAGAAAACTGCAGAAGGAAACAGCAGCAATGAACAAAGGTGATAGCAGGAGGTTTAACAAGATGGAAGCAGACCGAGATAg GTTCAGCCTGTACTTGAGATTGTTCATCGTGATGGGTGTCACGTGGATAATGGAAGCAATTTCATGGGCCGTAGATCCAAAAAGTTGGGTTTTCTATGTCTCAGATGTCTGCAATTGCCTTCAGGGGTTTTTCATCTTCATGCTGTTTGTGTGGAAGCCAAAGATTAAGCAACTCATCATCAAAAG AACGAAAAGATCCGTGTCAGAAATGAGCCTAGGAACAATTAAAAGTCATGCGACATTTCGCGAtg ATATAGGTCTTACCGTGGACTTCCGATGTCCAGCAAAGCGTCCCGATCGAGTACACGGACAAGCACATCTCATGTTTCAATGGCCGCCACATCATCCATTAATCGGTCCAGTGTGA
- the LOC129801204 gene encoding G-protein coupled receptor Mth2-like isoform X5, producing the protein MGKEKVTVVTLLTLVLLQWSLVAPQTLVKEPPGMPCSFFDTVNITDGIQDADGNIVFDGITYPPNLYAEYDYELVNKTTKYPMEPHLRGCICRVKNCIKYCCPKRQISYNRECIESNDNSAVIVDVIEEDGNVTNSVDVEKRFGVVYGKPCSSMYSLDPVEYPEEDSYKLQYDGQLRTADDFLRDKNEYCFARTLSENKSLEAITQVFVCFPDQMKSKFFIYPIGMLLSVPFLVVTFLVYAFIPELRNLHGKSLMCYVLGLAVGYTFLSLVHLEVPSDKEFWCIFMGFTGYFSFLVSFFWLNVMCIDIWWTFRGVRGVQRDVDRKKYIIYSVYAWGCSIVILSIALGMQFSKNVPDDMRPGIGVDSCWLKGEKMTEFFYLYFPVIVLISVNVILFALTSIQIRKLQKETAAMNKGDSRRFNKMEADRDRFSLYLRLFIVMGVTWIMEAISWAVDPKSWVFYVSDVCNCLQGFFIFMLFVWKPKIKQLIIKRSLCSLNSTAATQSTVHY; encoded by the exons ATGGGGAAGGAAAAGGTCACAGTAGTGACTCTATTGACACTTGTGCTACTCCAGTGGAGTCTTGTGGCGCCTCAGACCCTCGTCAAGGAGCCCCCTGGGATGCCGTGTTCCTTCTTCGATACCGTTAACATCACGGACGGAATCCAAGACGCCGACGGCAATATTGTCTTCGACGGCATCACCTATCCGCCCAATTTGTACGCAGAATATGATTACGAATTAGTGAATAAAACCACGAAATATCCAATGGAACCACATTTGCGTGGATGCATTTGTCGTGTGAAAAACTGCATCAAATACTGTTGCCCAAAAAGACAAATTTCTTACAATAGAGAATGTATTGAATCTAATGATAATAGTGCTGTGATTGTTGACGTAATTGAAGAAGATGGTAACGTAACAAATAGTGTGGATGTTGAAAAAAGATTTGGAGTTGTTTATGGAAAACCTTGCAGTAGTATGTACAGTTTGGATCCCGTAGAGTATCCCGAGGAAGATTCATATAAACTGCAGTATGATGGACAGTTGAGGACAGCAGATGATTTTCTAAGGGATAAAAATGAATACTGCTTTGCAAGGACATTGTCTGAAAATAAATCCCTGGAAGCTATCACTCAAGTTTTTGTGTGTTTTCCCGATcaaatgaaatcgaaattcttCATTTATCCTATTG GAATGCTTCTCTCTGTGCCATTTCTTGTGGTCACTTTCCTTGTTTATGCCTTCATACCGGAATTGCGCAATCTTCATGGGAAATCCTTGATGTGCTACGTCTTAGGGCTCGCTGTGGGATATACCTTCCTATCCCTGGTACATCTCGAAGTGCCGTCAGATAAGGAATTTTGGTGCATCTTCATGGGATTCACTGGGTATTTCTCCTTCCTGGTATCGTTCTTCTGGCTCAATGTCATGTGCATTGATATTTGGTGGACTTTCAG AGGTGTTCGTGGTGTTCAGAGGGATGTGGATAGAAAGAAGTACATCATCTATTCCGTTTATGCCTGGGGATGCTCCATTGTGATCCTCTCAATTGCATTGGGAATGCAATTCTCTAAAAATGTTCCTGATGATATGAGACCGGGAATTGGTGTCGATAGTTGTTGGCTTAAAG GTGAAAAAATGACGGAATTTTTCTATCTCTACTTTCCTGTTATAGTTTTAATatcagtaaatgtgattttattCGCATTAACGTCGATTCAAATAAGAAAACTGCAGAAGGAAACAGCAGCAATGAACAAAGGTGATAGCAGGAGGTTTAACAAGATGGAAGCAGACCGAGATAg GTTCAGCCTGTACTTGAGATTGTTCATCGTGATGGGTGTCACGTGGATAATGGAAGCAATTTCATGGGCCGTAGATCCAAAAAGTTGGGTTTTCTATGTCTCAGATGTCTGCAATTGCCTTCAGGGGTTTTTCATCTTCATGCTGTTTGTGTGGAAGCCAAAGATTAAGCAACTCATCATCAAAAG ATCACTCTGCTCACTGAACTCAACGGCAGCCACACAATCCACAGTACATTAttga
- the LOC129801204 gene encoding G-protein coupled receptor Mth2-like isoform X4: MGKEKVTVVTLLTLVLLQWSLVAPQTLVKEPPGMPCSFFDTVNITDGIQDADGNIVFDGITYPPNLYAEYDYELVNKTTKYPMEPHLRGCICRVKNCIKYCCPKRQISYNRECIESNDNSAVIVDVIEEDGNVTNSVDVEKRFGVVYGKPCSSMYSLDPVEYPEEDSYKLQYDGQLRTADDFLRDKNEYCFARTLSENKSLEAITQVFVCFPDQMKSKFFIYPIGMLLSVPFLVVTFLVYAFIPELRNLHGKSLMCYVLGLAVGYTFLSLVHLEVPSDKEFWCIFMGFTGYFSFLVSFFWLNVMCIDIWWTFRGVRGVQRDVDRKKYIIYSVYAWGCSIVILSIALGMQFSKNVPDDMRPGIGVDSCWLKGEKMTEFFYLYFPVIVLISVNVILFALTSIQIRKLQKETAAMNKGDSRRFNKMEADRDRFSLYLRLFIVMGVTWIMEAISWAVDPKSWVFYVSDVCNCLQGFFIFMLFVWKPKIKQLIIKRRTKRSVSEMSLGTIKSHATFRDDHSAH, translated from the exons ATGGGGAAGGAAAAGGTCACAGTAGTGACTCTATTGACACTTGTGCTACTCCAGTGGAGTCTTGTGGCGCCTCAGACCCTCGTCAAGGAGCCCCCTGGGATGCCGTGTTCCTTCTTCGATACCGTTAACATCACGGACGGAATCCAAGACGCCGACGGCAATATTGTCTTCGACGGCATCACCTATCCGCCCAATTTGTACGCAGAATATGATTACGAATTAGTGAATAAAACCACGAAATATCCAATGGAACCACATTTGCGTGGATGCATTTGTCGTGTGAAAAACTGCATCAAATACTGTTGCCCAAAAAGACAAATTTCTTACAATAGAGAATGTATTGAATCTAATGATAATAGTGCTGTGATTGTTGACGTAATTGAAGAAGATGGTAACGTAACAAATAGTGTGGATGTTGAAAAAAGATTTGGAGTTGTTTATGGAAAACCTTGCAGTAGTATGTACAGTTTGGATCCCGTAGAGTATCCCGAGGAAGATTCATATAAACTGCAGTATGATGGACAGTTGAGGACAGCAGATGATTTTCTAAGGGATAAAAATGAATACTGCTTTGCAAGGACATTGTCTGAAAATAAATCCCTGGAAGCTATCACTCAAGTTTTTGTGTGTTTTCCCGATcaaatgaaatcgaaattcttCATTTATCCTATTG GAATGCTTCTCTCTGTGCCATTTCTTGTGGTCACTTTCCTTGTTTATGCCTTCATACCGGAATTGCGCAATCTTCATGGGAAATCCTTGATGTGCTACGTCTTAGGGCTCGCTGTGGGATATACCTTCCTATCCCTGGTACATCTCGAAGTGCCGTCAGATAAGGAATTTTGGTGCATCTTCATGGGATTCACTGGGTATTTCTCCTTCCTGGTATCGTTCTTCTGGCTCAATGTCATGTGCATTGATATTTGGTGGACTTTCAG AGGTGTTCGTGGTGTTCAGAGGGATGTGGATAGAAAGAAGTACATCATCTATTCCGTTTATGCCTGGGGATGCTCCATTGTGATCCTCTCAATTGCATTGGGAATGCAATTCTCTAAAAATGTTCCTGATGATATGAGACCGGGAATTGGTGTCGATAGTTGTTGGCTTAAAG GTGAAAAAATGACGGAATTTTTCTATCTCTACTTTCCTGTTATAGTTTTAATatcagtaaatgtgattttattCGCATTAACGTCGATTCAAATAAGAAAACTGCAGAAGGAAACAGCAGCAATGAACAAAGGTGATAGCAGGAGGTTTAACAAGATGGAAGCAGACCGAGATAg GTTCAGCCTGTACTTGAGATTGTTCATCGTGATGGGTGTCACGTGGATAATGGAAGCAATTTCATGGGCCGTAGATCCAAAAAGTTGGGTTTTCTATGTCTCAGATGTCTGCAATTGCCTTCAGGGGTTTTTCATCTTCATGCTGTTTGTGTGGAAGCCAAAGATTAAGCAACTCATCATCAAAAG AAGAACGAAAAGATCCGTGTCAGAAATGAGCCTAGGAACAATTAAAAGTCATGCGACATTTCGCGAtg ATCACTCTGCTCACTGA